catccgttatttatttatatacacacattctttttctctctctgtctctcttactataccccttgcccatcctctgggtcccccccccttttctttctccctgggcctcctgtcccatgatcctttcatatcccttttgccaatcaactgtccagctcctggctccatccctccccctcctgtcttctcctatcattttggatctccccctccccctccccctccccctctcaaatctcttacttgctcttctttcagttagtcctgagggaggatcttggcccaaaacgttgactgtacctcttcctagagatgctgcctggtctgctgcgttcaccagcaatttttatgtctgTTACATAGACAATGCTTTCAGACCCTTGAACAGACAAGAGTGATCTAattgaggtgtttaagatgatgaaaggAGTTAACAAGTTATCTGGAGAGGGGAATTATTCCTTCTGTTAGTGTCATCTGAAACATAGATTGATATAGCATGGAGACCAGACCCCCAGCCTGATTAAGTGACTCCCATTTGCTGATGTTTTGATCCAAATCAATCTAAACTATTCttctccatgtacttgtccaagtgtcttttaaatgttgttattaatGCAATGTCCTGAAAAATAAGATTAGGGGTGGTAGTGAGAGTTGGAAACACTCCCACAAAAATTCTATGGAAAAATTCAAACCTGATATGACATGCTCAAGACAGGTATTTTGAATTAAAATGCAGAGCAGCTGTGACTTGTAGGATTGAATGATTTATTCCTGTAGTACTATTCCCAATTTGACAAATGTGCTTGAAGATTTAAAGGTGTTATCTCTTGGGGGGTTGAGGACAATGCATACTGTTCAAACTCAGTAACCATCAACAACTCCTCTGGAGCAGATAGATAAAGCCTTTCAATTGCAAATACTTCCACTTGAAGTGCAATTAAATACTCAGCAGGTGGGAATTGTTAGAAGCTGATTTGAGGTTTTCAATCCCAAGGATACTTCAACATTTCGCAGCCATTTGGCTGAGTGAAGGAGGGCCCTGCTTCTCTAACCACCCCTCCTTCCCAGCACTCTCTGTTGAAATGTTAATTACAGAGGGAGACGAAATTACTGATCAGCACGGTCATTGAAGCCGATTTCAGTAGGTACGTGGGGTTGAGGCCAGGCACACATTGTCCTGTTTTATACCTCATGTGCTTCAAGATGGCTATGAGTTCCCTCATCAGCTGTCTAGCTGTGATTTTGTTTTGCCCCCTTAGTTTGTCTGTGTCACAGGAGTCCCCGGTTCAAGAAAAGGCCTTTTTAACAGCGTTGGGTTTAACAAGCAGGCCCCATCCTACTGATCCCAGGCCTGTCCCGGTTCGACTGTGGAAGATTTTCCAGAGGAGATCCAGATCTCTCAGCCAGGGTGATTCTGGACATGATATGTGCAGAATGGATGAGCTGGGGGTGGATGGTGATATCCTTCGTCATCTCCCCAATCTGGGTAAGAACACAATATCAGTTTTGGGTAGGTAGGTGTGATTTGTAGCTGTGAAGTTGAGTTTGATGGAGTTTGTGCGGGGTTCTTATTTTTTCAGGGGTGAATTTGCTGTTTTGCTAAGGGTCTTTTTTCGGGGTGGGTGTGAAGGAGACTATGTCTGCCATTTTacctgagagtgggagggggtggtggggttGTTTTCTGTTACCACATTACCTAGAGTGTAGGGGAGGGTGTGGTCCTCATTTTCTGCTGTAGGGATGGGGATGGACTTCCTTTCCTGGGTGTGGTGATCAGAATGAGGTGTACTTTTGAATTAGGGGGATGCCCGACTCTTGTACAACTGGGTGAGCAAGGGGACTTTCTTCCCACAGTGTTCCTTTCACCCCAGACTGTGCCCCACTGGCTAGCTGTTCTGATGGCAGCACTTTTGACCTTCTGTTTTGTTAGGTAATCCAGTGCCTGGGCTGGGATCATCCTCATGGCCTCATGTGCAGAAGCATCTCTACTTTAATCTGTCGGTGCTAGAAGATGTGGAAGAGCTGACGCTGGCCCAGCTGGAGCTTACCCTCCCTGGGGACCCTTACCCACTCCCTGGTGCAGTGACAGTTTGCACTTTGTCTATCTGGAGGTTGGGAAAGTCCTCCAACTCTAGACAGGAGCTCATTGCCTCGCAGTCCTTCCAATCTATATATGGCTCCCTCTACTTCAACCTGACTCAGATCTCCAGGGCATGGAGACACCAGCCCAACAATCAGGGGGCACTCCTAGAGATAGGCAGCACCTCAACGGAGGGCCATCAGACTCCTAACCCAGTGTGTATCGGTTTTGCGCAGGATCTGCAAGTCTCCCTCTTGGTGGTGACCCTGAACCGGGAGAAATGCAAAGCATCTAGAAGGAAGAGGAGCTCCTTTCAGCTGCCACTGGCATTCAGCCGGGTCTGCAAACGTAGGAGACTCCATATTCAGTTCAAGGATGTCGGTTGGCAACATTGGATCATTGCCCCTCAGGGCTACATGGCCAATTATTGCCATGGGGAGTGTCCTTACCCACTGAGCGAGAGCCTGAATGGTACCAACCACGCTATTCTTCAAACACTCGTGCATTCCACTGACCCTGCACTCACTCCCCAACCCTGCTGTGTCCCTATTAAGCTCTCTCCCATTTCCATGCTCTACTATGACAATAATGAGAATGTAGTTTTGCGGCATTATGATGATATGGTGGTGGATGAGTGTGGGTGCAGATAGATATCTTCCTTGATGAAGGTGCATTTAAtttgtaatttgccctgctccttCAGCAATTCCTTGATAGATGGTACACTTCCCTCAAGGTTAACATTCACCTTCAATTTTTTTGCTTTGAGTGGATGATGTAAACCTGAATTTTAAAACTGGTGAGTGTTTTACAGTCTAATTCATAGTGCAGGCTTCAAAGAtgaaccttccccccccccccgcccccccgaatCATACTGGCCATTCAAACCTATCCCTTGTCATTAAGTGTGATCTGAAAGAATTTGCTGACAAGTTGCAATATTGATTGCAGGTTCAGTTTGACATCATTTACAATAAAgttttgtcattttttttcctACTTCATGTACTGGTGGATAGGTGGATAGAATACGTACTGAGACGCTGACTATTTCTAGGATGCTTCCTTTCAATTTCAGATGCCAGCATCAAATGATTCACTGTGTGTCCAGTTGAACCTACTACCTCATTGCTTACAATGAATGTAAGAGGATCATTTATAGCACAGGAAACCCCTCAGCAATTTGTACCTGTGGTTTACTGTTTGAAATAAAAGTAACTATTCACCATTCCCTGTAGTTTACAAGACTCTTCCTTTAAGTTTTGATCCTTTGCCTTTCTAAAAGTTGTTGTTGAATTGGCTTTGAGCATTATTTAATTCTGAACATTTCACTAACTCACCACAGTAGCTTTTTGCTTTTCTTCCCTGTGAATTCATTTTGACGTTAGACCTGTGTGCTCCGATTACCAACTATTCTGCTGGGTGGGGGGAGCATCTTTCCCCTATTAACTCTTCTCTGAAGCCTTTCATCAAAACTCTTAGTTTCCATGGTGAACTGCTCCAGTTCTTCTGCCCTCTCCATTTAACTACAGTGTAAATTCCTGATAACTTTTgacaatttcttcatttttgctcCGTCTGCTGTAAAAGGTGGGATTTCtcggtggctacccatttcaattcaacttcttaTTCTCATCTAACATGTCggatcatggcctcctcttctgccagcGTGAGGCCAGACtctttggaagagcaacacctggcactccatctgagacctgatgacatgaacatcaatttctctaacttctggcaatTCCTTCCCCCTTGTCTCATTTTCCATTTcttattctggttcccctctcacctcacatgcccatcagctccctctggtgtccctcctctttccctttcacccatagccctctgccctctcttcagccctttacctctcccactTATCACCCagccacctggtttcacctattacctgctaTTGTCATTTGTTCACTTATCACCTCCTACCCCTCCCCtatctccttattctggcttttgctcCCTCCTCTCCagagctgatgaagggtcttggccaaaacaCCAACAATTTATTcctccctatattccttctttCTAAGAAATTCCAGAATACAAGAATTTCTTAGAACGAAGTGACTGCAGATGTTAGAATGTGGAGCAACAAACTATCTGCAGGAGGacttcagcagcatctgtggggaggaaaggaattgttgatggttTGGTTCTAAACCCTGCGTCTGGGCTGAGGGTGAAAATAGTGTGGGGGGTGCAGTTTGATGGAGGCCGGAGCTGATTGGATGATTGTGGGGACAGGAGAGCATACAGACGGATGACACACTGattgaaacacacaaaatgctggaggaattcagcaggccaggcaacatcaatggaaaaaagtacagttgatgttttgggctgaaaacaggactggagaaaaaagctgaggagtagatttgaaaggtggggggaggggaagagagaaacgccaggcgataggtgagacttggagggggagggatgaagcaaagagctcggaagctgattggtgaaagaggcagaaggccatggaagaaggaagaaaggggaggtgggggaagaggagcaccagaggaaagcgATGGGTGAGTAAGGAgaaaacatgagagagggacaaggggatgagaaatggtgaagggggaggtgggtggaggcactgctggaagtttgagaaatcgatgtccatgccatcaggttggaggctacccaaatggaatacaaggtgttgctcctccaaccagagtgtggcctcattgtgatagtagaggaggccaaggactgatgtgttggaatgggaagtgggattaaaatgggtggccactgggaaattccggttgttctggtggacagagcgtaaatGCTCAGTGGACCAGGAGCCATGCTACATAGGTAGAAtggggaagaggtcctgtgcagtgaggatagggagttagggaagaggctgaagagcaggacctctaagatggtaatctctggattactcccagggCTGCTTGCTAGTCAGATCAGGGAAAAGGTGATAGTACAAATGAATGCGTGGTTGAGGAACTGATGTAGGGGGCAGGTTCTTGTATGagtggaaccttttctggggcaggtgtgattcgtacaagagggacaggttgcaTCAAAAACTGGAGGGGGGGACGGAAGAGAATGgagaggagggagatgagtgatgAGCATATTGATACACTGGGACATTTCAagttgaaagaagagatagtgctGGGTCTCCTTAAAGAACATTAAGTCCCTAGCACCTGTtaaccccaggttattgaaagaggcaagagaagagattgctggggccttgaccaatattttCATGCCCTCTCTAGCCACAAGTGAAGTCCTGGAAgactggcgagtggctaatgttgtcccattgTCCAAGAaagaaccagggataatcctggataCTATAGACTGTTGGATCTCACGTTAGTGGTAAGGAAGTTGGAGTATTCTTAATgggaggatttatgagcatttggaaagccgTGGCCTTATTAGGGAGaaccagtatggctttgtgaggacaagtcatgtcttactaagCTTCACTGAGATTTTGACAAGGTGATAAGTGTAATTGACAAAGGTAAaactgtggatgttgtttacatggattttagtaaggcatttgataaggtccctcatgggaacCTCATCCAGAAGactgagcagttctctcggaaggTTTTCTTGgttttccagacctcaacttgacctccaccgttcctcttaactgccatttcttaattacattacgaactgaggaaacggctacctgaaaacgctttgctatcttcttatagccttctcctgttttgtgggcatcatttattttaattttcagagtgctaggcagctgcttagaggagcccatggctgctgattgttgggacaaggtttgaggagtcagggtatttacaaagctttgaaatttgcatcacctggcttttcctaacgatgactgtgaacaagccatagccctaacaagctaggCTTGttaggtctgagaccttggtaaaagttatctgagagctcaagtctcttggggtgcccaaacttttgcatggtgctcctttcttttttgtcactctaaaattgtacactaaaataatacactaatcttacttaaaatgttgaaaagaatgtttcctctttaactttatgacttttggagatcagttcatcttctactgcttaactattcacagtaacagaaattttgaccggggtgcccaaacttttgcatgccactgtatataattTCAAGTTGAAAGAGGAGATAGGTTAttgaagagaagagattgctggggtcttGAGCAATATTTTCATGCCtagatgaaaatgtaaatgggtgggttagtaaatttgcagataattcaaagattagtggtgttgtggatagcataaaAGGCTGACAAAGAATACAGTGGAATATGAATCAGTTGCATACATGGGCAGgcaaatggcaggtggagtttaacctggccaaatgtaaAAAGTGTTGCACCTTGAGACATCAGATATGAAGAGACAGTACACTTAAAGGCAAGTAGTGGATGGTGGCGACTGTGTGTAGTTGGGAAGGGAATAATCAAATATTGGCATTTTGGGCTTTTTTATTttgaggcctccattggtcagagtggactatggatgttgtgtctgagctgactagatatttgagccaggcagtacaatatggagagcaagctattgccATGTAGCAAGCTACCCCTCTCCAtgtatctgatgaacccaaaggaatggcagagaccgatacagtttagtACCAACAgctttgcaggagttgccagtcagtgttgaattcAATATAGGGCTGCCTTAGGAACTCTGGCTCTGGAGTTTTAACTTGAGGGTTCCCCTCCAAAGCCTTCTccttgagtgggtatagctgcaaggcagcagaggtttgagatcagagtttttccttctcctagatcagctgccaaccatggttgatgagccccatctgcccaaagtgaccagttttaaggtgccagtaacccacctttgccccttctcctgtcagtagaaactgttctgctGGGCTTGGTAGCTAAGTCACACgtggccaagagctggacttgtttgtcagaggctatttgaat
This genomic stretch from Mobula birostris isolate sMobBir1 chromosome 6, sMobBir1.hap1, whole genome shotgun sequence harbors:
- the gdf3 gene encoding protein DVR-1; protein product: MRHHTTTSTFERPNSSILTVYSEPINLNRCEWYERVNQDSVKQRMHTVLMSLIQHPSSEIINFIYQRLYICQQVLSQASTVCLSVSQESPVQEKAFLTALGLTSRPHPTDPRPVPVRLWKIFQRRSRSLSQGDSGHDMCRMDELGVDGDILRHLPNLGNPVPGLGSSSWPHVQKHLYFNLSVLEDVEELTLAQLELTLPGDPYPLPGAVTVCTLSIWRLGKSSNSRQELIASQSFQSIYGSLYFNLTQISRAWRHQPNNQGALLEIGSTSTEGHQTPNPVCIGFAQDLQVSLLVVTLNREKCKASRRKRSSFQLPLAFSRVCKRRRLHIQFKDVGWQHWIIAPQGYMANYCHGECPYPLSESLNGTNHAILQTLVHSTDPALTPQPCCVPIKLSPISMLYYDNNENVVLRHYDDMVVDECGCR